The stretch of DNA CGCGCCGAAAACGAAACAGGCGCGCCGGGCGGCCCTGCGTTTGCAACTCCACATCCGGCGTCTCTTCCACCAGTTCCTGCTGCAAAATCAGCCGTCGGAAATTCTGTTTGTGCATGGGCCTTCCGGCCACCGCCTCCACCGTGCGCTGCAATTGCAGCAACGTGAACGTCTCGGGCATCAGTTCGAAAATCACAGGCCGATAGCGGATTTTCGCCCGAAGGCGCGCCATGGCCGTAGCCAAGATGCGGCGATGGTCCCGCGCCATGATCATGCCCGGTAGAACGACGCCCTGACGATGCGGCGCTTCGGCTACCAGCCCGGCTTCCCACAGCAATTCGTAACGCTGCAAAACCAGTTCATCGTCCCAGGATTGTCGGTTGAAGCCGAAAGCCAGATCGCAGCGCTGACGCCGGTCGATCGGCCCTGCCTCACACCAGTGCGCAAGGCGTGCTTCGATTTTATCCAGCAGAACCTGTCCGACCGAGCCGGATTGGTCTTCCCAGGGGAAATATTCGTACCAACCCCGCCATCCCTCGCGCTCATCGCCAATCCGCGTCAGGGCCATATAAGAGATGCGGATCAGACGGCCCTCATTATCCTCCGGTGCATCCGCGAAAGTATAAAGCTGCTCGACATGTCCGAGATGATAGCCCGTCTGCCGCTCCACCCACAGACGTAACCCTTTCTGCAAGGAACGATGGGAGGTTTCCAGCGGGCCGGACGGCAGAGCATGGCCGTTTTTCAACGTCAGCACCATCGGCGCGCCATCTTGCACGGCGATCAGCACCGCCACCAATTCGGAACGCATATCGTTCACGCCGAGACCACCTGCCCCGTCGAGAGCATCAGCAAGCCGCGCAGGATTTCCTCCGGGCTGGGCGGGCAGCCGCGCAACGCTACGTCGCAGCGCGTGACGCCGTTCAAACCCGCCGACAGCACGCCGCCCAAAATCGCGTAATTCTCGGCGAACGGCCCTGCACCGAGCGCGCAATCGCCGATTGCGATCACGCCTTTGGGCGCAGGCATCGCCTCCCAATTCCGGCGCAACCACGGAGCCATGGCGCGCGTCACCACGCCGGTGATCAGCAGCAATTCGGCGTCATGCGGGGTTTCGACGAAACGGATATCATGGCGCGCCAAATCATAAGCCGCGCCACGCAATGCCGAGAGTTCCACTTGGCACCCCTCGCACCCGCCGGCGGACATAGGCAGCAACGTCAAAGGGCGCGGCGCAGTCGGCAGTTTGCTCTTGGGGCGCCAATGCGCCGCG from Kozakia baliensis encodes:
- a CDS encoding NUDIX hydrolase, encoding MRSELVAVLIAVQDGAPMVLTLKNGHALPSGPLETSHRSLQKGLRLWVERQTGYHLGHVEQLYTFADAPEDNEGRLIRISYMALTRIGDEREGWRGWYEYFPWEDQSGSVGQVLLDKIEARLAHWCEAGPIDRRQRCDLAFGFNRQSWDDELVLQRYELLWEAGLVAEAPHRQGVVLPGMIMARDHRRILATAMARLRAKIRYRPVIFELMPETFTLLQLQRTVEAVAGRPMHKQNFRRLILQQELVEETPDVELQTQGRPARLFRFRREVIGARHLVGSKLPLAKPV
- a CDS encoding NADH-quinone oxidoreductase subunit B family protein, which produces MPLMRALLDAAHWRPKSKLPTAPRPLTLLPMSAGGCEGCQVELSALRGAAYDLARHDIRFVETPHDAELLLITGVVTRAMAPWLRRNWEAMPAPKGVIAIGDCALGAGPFAENYAILGGVLSAGLNGVTRCDVALRGCPPSPEEILRGLLMLSTGQVVSA